CGACGCCGCCCGCCGGGCGCTGGCCGACTGAAGGCCTGGGCAGACCTCCGTGGAGTGCGCGGTGCATAGCGCGCACGCCCGCCGCAGCCTGCGCCTGATCAACGACAGCGGCGCCATTTCCGCTGCGAGCGCCTGGTTGCGCACGCTCGGCGACAGCTTCGATCTGGGCAGCGAGCTGGTGTTCCGGCTCGACCTGTGCGCATCGGAACTGGTCGCCAACATCGTCAGCTACGCCTTCGACGACGAGGCACCACACACCATTGCGCTCGACCTGATCCTGGAACCGCAGTCGGTCAAGCTGGTGGTGGCCGACGACGGCCGCGAATTCGATCCGCTGGAACTGCCGGAGCCGGTGACGCCGGCCACGCTGGAAGAGGCGAGCGTCGGCGGACTGGGCGTGCATCTGGTACGCCAGTTCGCCGATCAGGTCAGTTACGAGCGCGCCAGCGGCCGCAACCAGCTCACGCTGGCATGGACCCGGCCAAGTCGCAGCAGTCCGAGCGGCAGCCGCACCCCGGTACGCCGCGGTGTCGAGCGTCGGCGCCGTCAGGCCGCGGTGTTCCCGCTGATCCGTGCCGACGGCAGCCGCGTCAGCCACGACGCCCGCGTCAGCGGCGAGCGCCGTGCCCTCGGTTTCATTTCGCGGCTCGACCTGTTCCGCGACGTGCCCTACGCGCTGATCGAAGGCCTGCTCGCCCACTGCGCCCAGCGCGACTACCCGGACGAATACGTGGTGCTGGCGCCCGGCATGCGAAACGACCACGTCGCCCTGGTGCTGGCCGGGCGGCTGCGGGTGTACCTGGACGATCCAGCGACTGACGGCCAGGGTGGCTACACGGTGATCGGCAGCGGCGAATGCGCGGGAGAGCTCTCGATCATCGACGGCGAGCCGGCGTCCGCCTGGGTGGTGGCCGAGCCCGGCACGCGCCTGCTGCTGATCGACGCCCACACCTTCTTTTCCGAGCTGCTGCCACTGCCCCAGGTCGCCCGCAACCTGCTGCGCCTGATGGCGGCGCGCATGCGCCAGGCCAATCATCAGGTGGTCGAGCAAGTGCGCCGTTCGCTGGTGCTGGAACGCCTGCAGTCCGAGCTGCGCACCGCGCAGGAAATCCAGTCGGGCATGCTGCCGCTGCGCTCACCGATGTTCGCCGAACATCCGGAGATCGAGTGCGAAGCCAGCATCCAGCAGGCGCGCGAGATCGGCGGCGACTTCTTCGACGCCTTCTTCATCGACGAGAACCGCCTGTTCGTCGCCATCGGCGACGTCTGCGGCAAGGGCATGCCGGCCGCGCTGCTGATGATGCGCACCTTGACCACGCTGCGCGCCGAAGCGGCACGCAAACAGGGGCAGAAGGGGCATCTGGAAAGGGTGATGGAGCGCACCAACCGCAAGCTCGCGCTGAACAACGAACGCCTGCTGTTCGCCAGCCTGTTCATCGGCCTGCTGGACACCCGCGACGGCAGCTTCCGCTACGCCAACGCCGGCCATCTGCGGCCGGTGCTGCTGCGTCGTGGCGACGCGCCGGTGCTGCTCAAGGTGCCGCGCAACCCGATTGCCGGCATCGACCCGACCATCGATTACGCGCTCGGCGAAACCCGGCTCGGCTCGGGTGACCAGCTGCTGCTCTACACCGACGGCGTGACGGAAGCGCTGAACACGCGCGGCGAACTGTTCGGCGAAACGCGGCTGCTGGCGACGCTGACCGGTCTGCGCGCCGGCGCGGCAGGCGCCATCGACACGGTACGCGAGGCGATGCGCCTGTTCTGCGACGGTCAGGCGCCGTCGGACGACGTGACGCTGCTGGCGCTGCGCTACGTCGGCCACGCGTAGAACATGCATCCGCCACGTCCTTCGCGGACAGCGGCGGATGCCCGTCGTGCTTACTGCACCTTGGCCTTCGACATCAGCGACTCGATGTGGGCCTGCACCGCCTGCTGCTGCATCGATTCGATCACGCGGTCCTTCACCTCCTCGAACTTCGGCGCTTCGGCGCGGCGGACGTCGTCGAGCTGGATCACGTGGAAGCCGTAGGCGGTCTTGACCGGCTCGGTCGTGAACTGGCCCTTCTCCAGCTTCTGCAGTGCCGCGTCGAACTCCGGCACGAAGGAGCCCGGGCGCGACCAGCCCAGTTCACCGCCGCGCTCCTTGCTGCCCGGATCGTTCGACACCGACACCAGTTCGGTAAAGGGCGTGCCGGCCTGCAGCTTGGCGATGATGTCGCGCGCGACCTCTTCGGAATCGACCAGGATGTGGCGCGACGCGTATTCGTTCGGGCCGCCCTGGGCGACCACGCGCTCGTACTCGGCGCGGGCGGCCGCCTCCGTCACCGGGTTCTTCTCGACCCAGCGCTCCAGGTAGGCGTTGGCCAGCAGTTCGCCACTGGAATAGGCGATGCGCTGCTGTACCTCGGGCACCTTGTCGGTACCGGCCTTGCGTGCCGCCTGCAGCAGCACCTCGCGGCGCACCAGGTGCTCGCGCACGCGGTTGCGCAGTTCTTCGTTGTCCGGCGCGCCCTGGGCGACCTGCTCACGTACCAGCAGATCCGCCAGCGCAGCGGGCACGGCCACGCCATTGACCTTGGCCAGCGCGGCACCGGCAGCAGGCGCCTTGGTTTCGGCCACGGCGGAGGTGGCAACACTCATCATCAGGGCGGCGGCAAGCACGCCGATACGGTGGTTCATCAGTACATCCTCGTGGGTTGTGTGGGGCTCGATCGAGCGGAATGCTTATACCGCCCTTTTGGCCAGCGTGGCGAGGGCCGCTGTAACCGTGCTGTCGCCGCGGCGTCATATGTGCTGAACACGCGCTGCATATCTTGAAGCGGTACCCTTCACGGAGACGGGAATGCTTCAGATCGATTCGGCACGCGAACGGCGTGCCCAGCGCAACCTCAGCGTCACGCTGGCGGCCTGCGAATCCGAGGTGCTGGCGGCGCAGCAGCTGCGCTGGCGGGTGTTCGCCGACGAGCTTGGCGCACGGCTCGACAGCCCGGTGCACGGCGCCGACATCGACCGCTTCGACGCCCACTGCAAACACCTGATCGTGCGCGACGAGGACAACGGCCGCATCGTCGGCTGCTACCGCATCCTGCCGCCCGAGGCGGCGCGGCGCACTGGTGGCTACTACTCGGAAACAGAATTCGACCTCGGGCGGCTCGACCACCTGCGCTCGCAGATGGTCGAGATCGGCCGCTCCTGCATCGACGCCGACTACCGCAACAACGCGGCAGTGATCGCGCTGCTGTGGTCCGGTCTCGCGCGCTACATGCTCGACGGTGGCCACCAGTACCTGATCGGCTGCGCCAGCATCGGTCTGGCCGACGGCGGCCACAACGCGGCGGCCATCTGGGCCGGCCTGAGCGCGCACATGGCGCCGGCCGAGTACCGGGTGTTCCCGAAGGTGCGGCTGCCGCTTGAACGCCTGACGCCGAACGCCAGCAGCGTGCTGCCGCCGCTGGTCAAGGGCTATATCCGCGCCGGCGCCGAGGTGTGCGGCGAACCAGCCTGGGACCCGGATTTCAACACCGCCGACCTGCCGCTGCTGCTCACCATGGCCAAGCTGGACGCGCGCTACGCGCGCCACTTCGTGCAGCGCGCCGCCTGATCCGCGAACCGGGGAGGACGTAAGATGTCTGTCATCAGTCTGTTTGCCGACCTCGATCTTCCCTTGTCGCATCCTCATCCGCACCACCCCGTCGCGGCGCGCGCCGCCGCGGCGACACACCACACTTCCGGCCTGCGCGCGCAGGCGCGCATGAGCTGGCGCATCGCGCGGCTGGCCCTGCATCTGGCGGCCGGCTGCTCGCGCGTCGCCCTGCTCTATCCGCTGGTCGGCGAGCGCACGCAGCGCAAGATGCGCGCACGCTGGTCGCGCCAGCTGCTCGGCGTGCTCGGCGTCGAACTGCAGGCGCAGGGGCCGCTGCCCCGGCCCGGCCAGCTGCTGGTGAGCAATCACATCTCCTGGGTGGACGTGTTCGTGATCAACGCCATCTCGCCGCTGTCCTTCGTCTGCAAGGACGAGGTCCGCAGCTGGCCGCTGCTCGGCTGGCTCGTGGCGCGCAACCACACGGTATTCATCCGCCGCGCCAGCCGCAGTTCGGCGGCCGAGGTGCGCGACCGGCTGGTCGGCTCGCTCAGCTGCGGACGCAGCGTGATGGTGTTCCCGGAAGGCACGACCACCGACGGCCGCGCCGTGCTGCCCTTCCGCGCCGCGCTGTTCCAGGCGGCGATCGACGCCGGCCGTGCGGTCAAGCCGGTGCGGCTGCGCTATGTCGATCACCGTGGCGAGCACTCGGACGCCGCCGCCTACATCGACGACGTGAGCTTCTGGCAGTCGGTCTGCATGCTGGCGCGCGCACCGCGCACCGTCGCCCGGGTCGAACTACTGCCGGCCCTGCCCTCGCACGGCCTGACGCGGCAGGATCTGGCGCAGGTGACGCACGCCCAGGTGAGCGCGACCGCCTGAACAGTTGATTCGGATCAACGGCCGCGCAGCACGGCGGCGTACCGTGGAATCGGAGGCTGCGGCACGGTGCCGCAGACCGGACGGTACGAGGAGAACCGCATGATCCGCGAAGTCACCGGAGACATTCTTTTTACGCAGGCCCAGGTCATCGCCCACGGCATCGCCGTGCGCGAACGTTTCGACCACGGTCTGGCGCTGGCACTGCGTGAGCGCTGGCCGTCGATGGCGCGCGATTACCGGCATGCACAGCACGGCCGCCACATGGTGCCGGGCGAGGTGTGGTCGTGGGCCGGCGTCGATAACGACGGCAGCACGCGCAACATCGTGAACATGCTCACCCAGGACATGGTGGGTGAAGGACCGGCCGCCAAGCCGGGCAAAGCGACGGTCGAGCACGTGCATCACGCGCTGAAAGCGCTGGCCCGGCACCTGCAGGCGATCGGCGCCACCAGCGTGGCACTGCCGCGGCTCGCCACCGGCGTCGGCGGTCTGGACTGGGCCGAAGTGAAGCCGCTGATCGAACAGCATCTGGCGCCGCTGGGCATTCCGGTCGTCGTCTATGAAACCTATCGCAAGGACGTGGTGGCCGACGAGAAGCTGCACTGAAGCTGCCGGCGCGGCGGAATTCAGCGCCCGTCGCGCAGGCTGTCGATCAGCGCCATATTGTGTTCGAGCAGGCGATTGCATTCGTCGTCGCGCTGCGCGAACGCGTCGTCCAGCCCCTGCGCCTGTGCCGGGTCGGCGCGGCGTTCGGCCAGCGCCTTGCGCTCGCGCGCCAGCACGGCCGCGACCTGCGGGCGCTCGCCGAGGCGCATGGCCAGCGACAGGTAGTTCTTCGCCGCGTACTGGACGCGCACGGTCCGGCTCGCCTGCGGATGCGCTGCCGCGATATCGCCGTAGATCGCCGAGCAGGCGGCCAGCCGGTCGGCCAGCGTCGGCCGGTCCAGCACCTGGGCCTGCGCGGCGGCAGCAAGCAGCAAAAGGGTCATCGAGAGCGCTGTGTGTTTGATGTGCATGCATGTGCCTCCGTGTTCGGCATCGCAGCGTAGACAGCGCACGGCCGCCGCTGCAGCCGCCGAACCGCGATGAGGACCGGGTCACCGCACGATCGGGAACACATCCCCTGTGCGGCGAGCGTTGGCACTCCGGTGCCCAGGACGGCTTCCCGTGACGCACCTAAGGCAGCAGCCGCTCGCGCAGGAAAACCGGAAAGCGCGGCTGGCCACGTGGCGTCAGTTCGCGATAGCGGTAGGTGACGACGGCGCCGATGGCCGGCGGCGCGGCGCGCTGGGCGTCGGTGAAACCGCTGCCGATGCGGAAACGCCGTCCCGCTGCATCGACCACCTCGAGCGCGCCCAGCCGGCCACGATGGCGGCCCTTGCCCGGCAGGTGGGCGAGCACGGTCGCTTCGGCATCGAGAAAGGGCGTGAGCTTGAGCAGTGCGTCGCTGCGACCGGCCGTCCAGTGGGCATCGGCCCGGTGCAGCATCAGGCCTTCGCCACCGCCGGCGACAACCTCGTCGAACAGCGCCTGCAGCGCGGCATGGTCGGCGAGTCGCTGCTGCGGCACGACACGTATCCAGTCGGCGGCGGTCGCCTCGACCAGCTGCTGCATGCGCGCGAGCCGCTGCGAAAAGTCGCCGTCCGCGCCGGGAAGATCGAACAGCATGTAACGCACCGCGCGCCAGTCGGCATCCGCCGGGCGCTCACGGCGGACGATGCCCGACAGTTCGTCGAAGCGGCCGCGCCCCAGCCACAGTTCGCCGTCGAGCGGGAATCCGGGCAGCGGCGCGATAAACCACGCCGGTGCGGCGATGACCGCACCGTTGCGCAGGCGCAGCGCCTGCCCGTCCCAGCGGGCACGGACACCGTCAAGCTTCTCGCTGACCCAGTAGGGCGCCGGGTCGATGTCGGCCGGCGCGCGCTGCGCCAGCATCGGCGACAGCGGGTCGGCGACGGCGAATGACGAAAACAGGCCGCAGAGAAGGAACAACAGCGCGCGCATGAGCGGAACTCCGATGACGGAGCCGCGATTATCACGCGCAATGACAACGGCAACCCACGCAGCGCCTGCTCGTGCAGCGCGTTGCGGACCTTCAGCGTGCTTCGCCGGCCTTGTCGCGCTCGCGCTGGTAGCGCTCGTACTCGAGATTCGCCGTATCCAGGCAGCGGCTGCGCTCGGCCGCATCGACGATGCGGTCGCATTCGTTCTGGCGCCAGCCGGCGGCGCCGTCATAGACCTGACGGCTGCTGCAGCCGGCCAGTACGCAGGTCAGAACGGTGATGGCGGCGATCAGGCGGATCACGGCTTCACTCCCCGAGATAGGCGGCACGTACCGCCGGGTTGTCCAGCAGTTCGGCCGCCGGTGCGCTCAGCGTGATTTCGCCGCCGTCCATGACGCAGCCGCGGTCGCACAGCGACAGCGCGAGCCGCGCGTTCTGTTCGACCAGCAGCAGCGTGACCCCTTCGCGCGCGACTTCGCGGATCACGTCGAACACCGTGTCGACCATGATGGGCGACAGGCCCATAGACGGCTCGTCGAGCAGAAGGATGCGTGGCCGGCTCATCAGCGCGCGGCCGATGGCCACCATCTGCTGCTCGCCGCCGGACAGCGTGCCGGCGGTCTGGCCGGCGCGCTCCTTCAGCCGCGGCAGAAGACCGAACACGCGTTCGATGTCGGCCGCTATGGCGGCCTTGTCGTCGCGCACGTAGGCGCCCATTTCGAGGTTTTCGAGCACCGACAGCCGGGCGAACACGCCGCGACCTTCCGGCACCAGCGCCAGGCCCTTGCGCACCAGCAGGTGTGGCGGCGCGTGCTCGATCGCCTCGCCACCCAGCTTCACGCTGCCGCGCGCCGGCAGCATGCGGGAGATGGCCTTCAGCGTGCTGGTCTTGCCGGCGCCGTTGGCGCCGATCAGCGCCACCTTCTCGCCGGCGGCGACATCGAGGTCGACGCCGCGCACCGCGCAGATGCCGCCGTAATGCACTTCGAGTCCGCGCACCTCAAGCATCGACCGCCTCCGTACCGAGGTAGGCGGCAATCACGCGCGGGTCGCGCCGCACGACGTCCGGCACGTCCTCGGCGATCTTCTCGCCGTAATCGAGCACGGCGACGCGGTCGCACAGCCCCATCACCAGTTTCACGTCGTGCTCGATCAGCAGCACGGTCAGGCCATCGCCGCGCAGCTTATCGATCAGCGCGCGCAGGCCGGCGGTTTCGGTCGCGTTCATGCCGGCGGCCGGTTCGTCCAGCGCCAGCAGCTTCGGTTCGGTCGCCAGCGCGCGGGCGATTTCCAGCCGGCGCTGGTCGCCGTAACTCAGGTGGGTGGCCTGCTGGTTGGCCAGCCGGTCGATGCCGACATAGCGCAGCAGCGCATGCGCGCGCGCCTCGGTGTCGGCCTCCTCGCGCCGCGCCGCCGGCGTGCGCAGGATGGCGCCGAGTACGCCGGTGCGCAGCCGGATGTGGCGGCCGACCATCACGTTCTCCAGCGCGCTCATCGCGCCGAACAGCCGGATGTTCTGGAAGGTGCGGGCGATGCCGACGCCGGCGATTCGGTGCGGCACGCCCAGCGGCAGCGGCTGGCCGTTGAAGCGCACCTCGCCCTGGTCGGCGCTGTACAGGCCGGTCAGCACGTTGAAGAAGCTGGTCTTGCCGGCGCCATTGGGGCCGATCAGGCCGTACACCTCGCCGGCGCGTATCGCCAGCGACACGTCGCGCAGCGCCTGTACGCCGCCGAAGCGCTTGCTGATGCCGTTCGCTTCGAGCAGAGGTGTGCTCATGCCGCCTCCCCGTGCGCCGCCAGTTCGCGCTTGCGCAACGCCGACGGCCACAGCCCGGCCGGGCGCCAGCGCATCACGAGCACCAGCGCGATGCCGAACAGCAGCAGGCGCAGCGATTCCGGATCGATCAGCACCTTGCCGAACAGCGTCTGCTGCAGCGGTACCGCCCCCCAGCGCAGTGCCTCGGGCAGCAGCGCGAGCAGCACCGCGCCGAGGATGACGCCGGCGATATTGCCCATGCCACCGAGCACCACCATGCACAGCACCATGATGGATTCGAGCAGGCCGAAGGATTCCGGGCTGACGAAGCCCTGGAAGCCGGCGAACAGACCGCCGGCCACGCCGCCGAAGGTGGCGCCGAGGCCGAAGGCGAGCAGTTTCACGTTGCGCGTGTTGATGCCGCAGGCGCGCGCGGCGACTTCGTCCTCGCGGATGGCGACCCAGGCGCGGCCGAGCCGCGAATCCTGCAGCCGCACGCAGACGAAGACGACGAGCAGGGTCAGCGCAAGGAAGAAGTAGTACTGCAGATACACCCCGGGCAGCGTGAAACCGAACAGCTCCAGCGGCCGGTTCAACGCGTGGCCGCCGATCTGCGCGGCGGCGATGTTGTTGATGCCCTGCGGGCCGTTGGTGATGTTAGCCGGCGCATTCAGGTTGTTCAGGAAGATGCGGATGATTTCACCGAAGCCCAGCGTCACGATGGCCAGGTAGTCGCCGCGTAGCTTCAGCGTCGGCGCGCCGAGCATTACACCGAACAGCCCGGCCACCAGCGCGCCGAGCGGCAGCACCGCCCACACCGGCCAGCCTGGCGCGGCGGCGAAAAGCTGCGGAAAGGCGAGCGCCAGATGCGGGCTGGACAGCAGTGCGTACAGATAGGCGCCGACCGCGTAGAAGGCGATGTAGCCGAGGTCGAGCAGGCCGGCGAAGCCGACCACGATGTTCAGCCCGAGCGCCAGCATGATGTAGAGCAGCGCGAAATCGACGATGCGCACCCAGGAATTGCCGAAGCCCGCGCCGACGACGAAGGGCAGCACCGCGAGCGCCACGCCGATCAGCACGACGCCCAGCCTGGCCTTCAGTTTCGGATCGACGCTCATGCGCGTTCCGCCACTTTCTCGCCCATCAGGCCGGACGGCCGGAACACCAGCACCAGGATGAGCACGAAGAAGGCGAACACGTCCTTGTAATGGCTGCCGAGGAAACCGCCAGTCAGGTCGCCGATGTAGCCGGCGGCCAGGCTTTCGATGATGCCCAGCAGCAGCCCGCCCAGCATGGCGCCGCCGAGATTGCCGATGCCGCCCAGCACCGCCGCGGTGAAGGCCTTCAGCCCGAGCATGAAGCCCATCGCGTAGTGGGCGATCGAGTAGTTGGCCGCCACCATGACGCCGGCCACCGCCGCCAGCGCCGAACCGAGCACGAAGGTGAAGGAGATGACGCGGTCGACATCGACACCCATCAGCCGCGCCACCGCGGGGTTCTCGGCCGTCGCGCGCATCGCGCGGCCGAGCCGGGTGCGGTTGATCAGCCAGACCAGCGCCGCCATCAGCGCCGCCGCCGTGGCGATGATGATGATCTGCAGATCGGTGATGGCCGCGCCGAGGAACTGGTGCGGAGCTGCCGGCAGCAGCGGCGGAAAGGTGTGGTAGTTGCGGCCCCAGCCGATCATGGCCAGCTGCTGCAGCACGATGGAGACGCCGATGGCGGTGATCAGCGGCGCCAGCCGCGGCGCGTTTCGCAGCGGCCGGTAGGCGATGCGCTCTATCGTGAAACCGACCGCCATGCAGACCGGAATCGCGATCAGCAGGCCGCCGAGCACGACGACCGGGCCGGGCAGGCCACTGGGCACCAGCAGGCCGATGGCGGTCAGCGCGGTCAGCGCGCCGATCATCACCACCTCGCCGTGGGCGAAGTTGATCAGACCGAGAATGCCGTAGACCATCGTGTAGCCGAGGGCGACCAGCGCGTAGATGCTGCCGAGCACCAGACCGTTGATGATCTGCTGGATGAAAATGTCCACGAGGTGTCGAGGGAGGCCGGGAGAAGGTGGAAGCGCCGATCAGGCGCCGGCGATGCGCGCCGTCCGGCCCGGGGCCGGTACGGACGCGCAAGACTGCATTGTGCCGCTCAGTTGGCGCTCAGTTGCTCGGCTTGCCGCCCATCGTTTCGAGCGCCGACCACGCACCGGCCTTCGCCTGGTACAGCGTGACCGCGCCGTCCTTGATGTCGCCCTTCTCGTCGAACTGTATCTGCGCGCTCAGACCCGGGTAGTTCAGCGCCGCCAGCGCCGGCAGGAATTTCGCCGTTTCGGTCGAACCGACCTGCTTCATCGCCTCGGCCACCACGCGCACCGCGTCGTAGGCATAGGGGGCATAGAGCTGGATATCGGTCTTGTACTTCGCCTTGTAGCGGTCGCGGAAGGCGGTGCCACCGGCCATCTGGTCCAGCGGCACGCCGGGCAGCGAGCAGTAGTGACCCTCTGCGCCCTCGCCCGCCAGCTTGTGGAACTCGACCGTGCATGCGCCGTCGCCGAACAGCATCGGCGCGGTGATGCCGAGGGTTTTCAACTGGCGCGCCATCGGACCCGCCTGGGTATCCATGCCGCCATAGAACACGAGGTCGGGCTTGGTCGACTTCACCTTGGTCAGGATGGCGGCGAAGTCCGTTTCCTTATCGGTCGTGTATTCGCGGGTGACCACCTCGGCACCGGCCGCCTTGGCCGCCTTCTCGAACTCGTCGGCCAGGCCCTGACCGTAGGCAGTACGGTCGTCGATGATGGCGATCCTCTTCGCACCCAGCTTGCCCGTGGCGAAGCCGCCGAGCACGCTGCCTTGCTGCACGTCGTCGGCGAACACGCGGAACGCCGTCTTGTAGCCCTGCCGCGTGTAGGTCGGATTGGTGGCAGACGGCGACACCTGGACGATGCCCGCGTCGTGATAGATGCGCGACGCCGGAATCGTCGTGCCGCTGTTCAGGTGACCGATCACCGCGTGTACGTGCGCATCGGCCAGCTTCTGCGCCACCGTCGTGCCCTGACGCGGATCGGCCTGGTCGTCCTCGCCCAGCAGTTCGAACTTCGCCACCTTGCCACCGATCAGGATCTTCTCGGCGTTCAGGTCGTCGATGGCCAGCCGGGC
The window above is part of the Methyloversatilis discipulorum genome. Proteins encoded here:
- a CDS encoding SpoIIE family protein phosphatase — protein: MHSAHARRSLRLINDSGAISAASAWLRTLGDSFDLGSELVFRLDLCASELVANIVSYAFDDEAPHTIALDLILEPQSVKLVVADDGREFDPLELPEPVTPATLEEASVGGLGVHLVRQFADQVSYERASGRNQLTLAWTRPSRSSPSGSRTPVRRGVERRRRQAAVFPLIRADGSRVSHDARVSGERRALGFISRLDLFRDVPYALIEGLLAHCAQRDYPDEYVVLAPGMRNDHVALVLAGRLRVYLDDPATDGQGGYTVIGSGECAGELSIIDGEPASAWVVAEPGTRLLLIDAHTFFSELLPLPQVARNLLRLMAARMRQANHQVVEQVRRSLVLERLQSELRTAQEIQSGMLPLRSPMFAEHPEIECEASIQQAREIGGDFFDAFFIDENRLFVAIGDVCGKGMPAALLMMRTLTTLRAEAARKQGQKGHLERVMERTNRKLALNNERLLFASLFIGLLDTRDGSFRYANAGHLRPVLLRRGDAPVLLKVPRNPIAGIDPTIDYALGETRLGSGDQLLLYTDGVTEALNTRGELFGETRLLATLTGLRAGAAGAIDTVREAMRLFCDGQAPSDDVTLLALRYVGHA
- a CDS encoding peptidylprolyl isomerase, whose product is MNHRIGVLAAALMMSVATSAVAETKAPAAGAALAKVNGVAVPAALADLLVREQVAQGAPDNEELRNRVREHLVRREVLLQAARKAGTDKVPEVQQRIAYSSGELLANAYLERWVEKNPVTEAAARAEYERVVAQGGPNEYASRHILVDSEEVARDIIAKLQAGTPFTELVSVSNDPGSKERGGELGWSRPGSFVPEFDAALQKLEKGQFTTEPVKTAYGFHVIQLDDVRRAEAPKFEEVKDRVIESMQQQAVQAHIESLMSKAKVQ
- a CDS encoding GNAT family N-acetyltransferase — translated: MLQIDSARERRAQRNLSVTLAACESEVLAAQQLRWRVFADELGARLDSPVHGADIDRFDAHCKHLIVRDEDNGRIVGCYRILPPEAARRTGGYYSETEFDLGRLDHLRSQMVEIGRSCIDADYRNNAAVIALLWSGLARYMLDGGHQYLIGCASIGLADGGHNAAAIWAGLSAHMAPAEYRVFPKVRLPLERLTPNASSVLPPLVKGYIRAGAEVCGEPAWDPDFNTADLPLLLTMAKLDARYARHFVQRAA
- a CDS encoding lysophospholipid acyltransferase family protein, with translation MSVISLFADLDLPLSHPHPHHPVAARAAAATHHTSGLRAQARMSWRIARLALHLAAGCSRVALLYPLVGERTQRKMRARWSRQLLGVLGVELQAQGPLPRPGQLLVSNHISWVDVFVINAISPLSFVCKDEVRSWPLLGWLVARNHTVFIRRASRSSAAEVRDRLVGSLSCGRSVMVFPEGTTTDGRAVLPFRAALFQAAIDAGRAVKPVRLRYVDHRGEHSDAAAYIDDVSFWQSVCMLARAPRTVARVELLPALPSHGLTRQDLAQVTHAQVSATA
- a CDS encoding macro domain-containing protein, whose translation is MIREVTGDILFTQAQVIAHGIAVRERFDHGLALALRERWPSMARDYRHAQHGRHMVPGEVWSWAGVDNDGSTRNIVNMLTQDMVGEGPAAKPGKATVEHVHHALKALARHLQAIGATSVALPRLATGVGGLDWAEVKPLIEQHLAPLGIPVVVYETYRKDVVADEKLH
- a CDS encoding DNA ligase, encoding MRALLFLLCGLFSSFAVADPLSPMLAQRAPADIDPAPYWVSEKLDGVRARWDGQALRLRNGAVIAAPAWFIAPLPGFPLDGELWLGRGRFDELSGIVRRERPADADWRAVRYMLFDLPGADGDFSQRLARMQQLVEATAADWIRVVPQQRLADHAALQALFDEVVAGGGEGLMLHRADAHWTAGRSDALLKLTPFLDAEATVLAHLPGKGRHRGRLGALEVVDAAGRRFRIGSGFTDAQRAAPPAIGAVVTYRYRELTPRGQPRFPVFLRERLLP
- a CDS encoding ABC transporter ATP-binding protein, encoding MLEVRGLEVHYGGICAVRGVDLDVAAGEKVALIGANGAGKTSTLKAISRMLPARGSVKLGGEAIEHAPPHLLVRKGLALVPEGRGVFARLSVLENLEMGAYVRDDKAAIAADIERVFGLLPRLKERAGQTAGTLSGGEQQMVAIGRALMSRPRILLLDEPSMGLSPIMVDTVFDVIREVAREGVTLLLVEQNARLALSLCDRGCVMDGGEITLSAPAAELLDNPAVRAAYLGE
- a CDS encoding ABC transporter ATP-binding protein, whose amino-acid sequence is MSTPLLEANGISKRFGGVQALRDVSLAIRAGEVYGLIGPNGAGKTSFFNVLTGLYSADQGEVRFNGQPLPLGVPHRIAGVGIARTFQNIRLFGAMSALENVMVGRHIRLRTGVLGAILRTPAARREEADTEARAHALLRYVGIDRLANQQATHLSYGDQRRLEIARALATEPKLLALDEPAAGMNATETAGLRALIDKLRGDGLTVLLIEHDVKLVMGLCDRVAVLDYGEKIAEDVPDVVRRDPRVIAAYLGTEAVDA
- a CDS encoding ABC transporter permease subunit, producing the protein MSVDPKLKARLGVVLIGVALAVLPFVVGAGFGNSWVRIVDFALLYIMLALGLNIVVGFAGLLDLGYIAFYAVGAYLYALLSSPHLALAFPQLFAAAPGWPVWAVLPLGALVAGLFGVMLGAPTLKLRGDYLAIVTLGFGEIIRIFLNNLNAPANITNGPQGINNIAAAQIGGHALNRPLELFGFTLPGVYLQYYFFLALTLLVVFVCVRLQDSRLGRAWVAIREDEVAARACGINTRNVKLLAFGLGATFGGVAGGLFAGFQGFVSPESFGLLESIMVLCMVVLGGMGNIAGVILGAVLLALLPEALRWGAVPLQQTLFGKVLIDPESLRLLLFGIALVLVMRWRPAGLWPSALRKRELAAHGEAA
- a CDS encoding branched-chain amino acid ABC transporter permease produces the protein MDIFIQQIINGLVLGSIYALVALGYTMVYGILGLINFAHGEVVMIGALTALTAIGLLVPSGLPGPVVVLGGLLIAIPVCMAVGFTIERIAYRPLRNAPRLAPLITAIGVSIVLQQLAMIGWGRNYHTFPPLLPAAPHQFLGAAITDLQIIIIATAAALMAALVWLINRTRLGRAMRATAENPAVARLMGVDVDRVISFTFVLGSALAAVAGVMVAANYSIAHYAMGFMLGLKAFTAAVLGGIGNLGGAMLGGLLLGIIESLAAGYIGDLTGGFLGSHYKDVFAFFVLILVLVFRPSGLMGEKVAERA
- a CDS encoding branched-chain amino acid ABC transporter substrate-binding protein, with translation MTLITPSRPLSALVALSACLLAACGPKEEAAVPAVTADAGEATITIRLGHVAPLTGPQAHLGKDNENGARLAIDDLNAEKILIGGKVAKFELLGEDDQADPRQGTTVAQKLADAHVHAVIGHLNSGTTIPASRIYHDAGIVQVSPSATNPTYTRQGYKTAFRVFADDVQQGSVLGGFATGKLGAKRIAIIDDRTAYGQGLADEFEKAAKAAGAEVVTREYTTDKETDFAAILTKVKSTKPDLVFYGGMDTQAGPMARQLKTLGITAPMLFGDGACTVEFHKLAGEGAEGHYCSLPGVPLDQMAGGTAFRDRYKAKYKTDIQLYAPYAYDAVRVVAEAMKQVGSTETAKFLPALAALNYPGLSAQIQFDEKGDIKDGAVTLYQAKAGAWSALETMGGKPSN